Proteins encoded together in one Miscanthus floridulus cultivar M001 chromosome 16, ASM1932011v1, whole genome shotgun sequence window:
- the LOC136511850 gene encoding tubulin gamma-2 chain has protein sequence MPREIITIQVGQCGNQIGMEFWKQLCLEHGIGKDGLLEDFATQGGDRKDVFFYQADDQHFIPRSLLIDLEPRVINGIQNSEYRNLYNHENIFVAEHGGGAGNNWASGYHQGEQVVDDIMDMVDREADGSDSLEGFVLCHSIAGGTGSGMGSYLLETLNDRYSKKLVQTYSVFPNQMETSDVVVQPYNSLLTLKRLTLNADCVVVLDNTALNRIAVERLHLSNPTFAQTNSLVSTVMSASTTTLRYPGYMNNDLVGLLASLIPTPRCHFLMTGYTPLTVERQVNMIRKTTVLDVMRRLLQTKNIMVSSYARTKEASQAKYISILNIIQGEVDPTQVHESLQRIRERKLVNFIDWAPASIQVALSRKSPYVQTTHRVSGLMLANHTSIRHLFSKCLGQYEKLRKKQAFLDNYRKFPMFADNDLSEFDESREIIESLVDEYKACESPDYIKWGMEDPGEANVAAALDSKLVV, from the exons ATGCCGCGCGAGATCATCACGATCCAGGTGGGGCAATGCGGGAACCAGATCGGGATGGAGTTCTGGAAGCAGCTCTGCCTTGAGCACGGCATCGGCAAGGACGGCCTCCTCGAGGACTTCGCCACTCAG GGGGGCGATAGGAAGGACGTCTTCTTTTACCAGGCTGATGATCAGCACTTCATACCCAGGTCTCTGCTTATTGACCTGGAGCCTAGAGTGATCAATGGAATTCAGAACAGCGAGTACAGGAACCTATACAACCATGAGAACATATTTGTTGCTGAGCATGGTGGTGGTGCCGGGAACAACTGGGCCAGTGGGTATCATCAG GGTGAACAAGTTGTTGATGATATCATGGACATGGTTGACAGAGAAGCAGATGGAAGTGATAGCCTTGAGGGTTTTGTCCTTTGTCACTCTATTGCTGGTGGAACTGGTTCAG GTATGGGTTCTTATCTGTTGGAGACACTGAATGATCGATACAGTAAAAAGCTTGTGCAGACATATAGTGTTTTCCCAAATCAGATGGAAACAAGTGATGTTGTCGTCCAACCTTACAACTCACTTTTAACTCTGAAGCGGCTGACACTGAATGCTGACTGTGTGGTTGTTCTTGACAATACGGCTCTTAATAGGATTGCCGTCGAGCGTCTTCATTTATCAAATCCTACTTTTGCACAAACAAACTCTTTGGTCTCCACAGTTATGTCTGCAAGCACAACTACTTTGAGGTATCCTGGATATATGAACAATGATCTGGTTGGCCTTCTTGCCTCCCTGATCCCCACTCCAAGGTGTCATTTTTTGATGACAGGTTATACTCCATTGACTGTTGAGCGCCAG GTTAACATGATACGCAAAACGACGGTATTGGATGTTATGAGAAGACTTCTGCAG ACAAAGAATATAATGGTGTCATCGTATGCTCGGACAAAAGAAGCTAGCCAAGCTAAATACATCTCCATACTGAACATCATTCAAGGGGAGGTGGACCCTACACAG GTTCATGAGAGCCTGCAAAGAATACGCGAAAGGAAGCTTGTTAACTTTATAGACTGGGCACCTGCAAGCATTCAG GTTGCTTTGTCAAGAAAATCCCCATATGTTCAAACAACCCACAGG GTTAGCGGTCTGATGTTAGCAAATCATACGAGCATCCGTCACTTATTCAGCAAATGCCTGGGGCAATATGAGAAGCTAAGGAAAAAGCAGGCTTTTCTTGACAACTACAGGAAGTTCCCAATGTTTGCG GACAATGATCTCTCTGAATTTGATGAATCTCGAGAGATAATAGAGAGCCTAGTTGATGAATACAAGGCCTGTGAGTCACCAGACTACATTAAATGGGGAATGGAG GACCCTGGAGAGGCAAACGTTGCAGCAGCACTTGACTCTAAGTTGGTAGTGTAA